In the genome of Fusobacterium sp. DD2, the window AAGAGGTTTTTGACAGCTATCTTAAAAGAGAAGGAGTAATTTCTAACGAGAAAGATATGGCTTTCATAAAAAAATATATGGAAGGTATAACTGAGCACAATGAAGAAATACTAAAAACAATTAACGAAAATATCGTTGGATGGACATTTGAAAGAATTGGAACTGTTGAAAAAACACTTCTTAAATGTACAGTATATGAATTACTATTTGAGGATACTCCTCATGAAATAGCTATAAATGAAGCTGTTGAACTTGCTAAAGTATACGGAGATGACAAAACAGCTGAATTTGTAAATGGAGTTTTGGCGAAAATAATCAATAAATA includes:
- the nusB gene encoding transcription antitermination factor NusB: MSRREAREELFKLVFESELKDESTKEVFDSYLKREGVISNEKDMAFIKKYMEGITEHNEEILKTINENIVGWTFERIGTVEKTLLKCTVYELLFEDTPHEIAINEAVELAKVYGDDKTAEFVNGVLAKIINK